A stretch of the Pedobacter sp. MC2016-14 genome encodes the following:
- a CDS encoding DUF3347 domain-containing protein yields MKKILLLVAILATAFTQTGSAQGKISGNGASLLSSYYNVKEALVAGNAALAASKASELVKAVAGSDEKIVNKAAKKNLLKHAGLIAASKDLDSQRESFSAVSDDVIAVVKTAKLSNAPVYQMYCPMKKGSWLSSDKAVKNPYYGSAMLDCGSIVETYK; encoded by the coding sequence ATGAAGAAAATATTGTTATTAGTTGCCATTTTGGCAACAGCATTCACGCAAACAGGGTCTGCACAAGGAAAAATTTCAGGAAACGGAGCAAGCTTGCTTTCGTCATATTACAACGTTAAGGAAGCACTAGTTGCAGGTAATGCCGCTTTAGCTGCATCAAAAGCATCGGAACTCGTTAAAGCTGTCGCAGGCAGTGATGAAAAAATTGTTAATAAAGCTGCTAAAAAGAACCTCTTGAAACATGCTGGTTTAATTGCTGCCAGCAAAGATTTGGATAGCCAGCGCGAAAGCTTCTCTGCTGTTTCAGATGACGTCATTGCTGTTGTTAAAACCGCAAAGCTTTCCAATGCGCCCGTGTACCAAATGTACTGTCCAATGAAGAAAGGCAGTTGGTTAAGCAGCGACAAAGCCGTGAAAAATCCGTACTATGGCAGCGCCATGCTGGATTGCGGAAGTATTGTAGAGACTTACAAATAG
- a CDS encoding LysR substrate-binding domain-containing protein, whose translation MELRQLKYFIKAAELQNFTEASNVLFITQSTLSQQIKQLEDELGIPLFDRIAKRVKLTYAGKTFLPYALKTVKDADDGKTMLKDLMNLNTGSLTIGVTYGLTNLLGKAILDFATLYPNVKLEISFGTTKELLEKLEQGALDLLLSFSQDTKNGMYTIAPLFSSSLALIVHAQHPISSRMRIKLMDLRTIPLLLPSGGFSIRNYLDAVLHEQRLQLDIKMEINDINTILQLVNSGRWATILMGSSIFNHPELKAIEIADKGMIRQATVTWLSGSYRKKSATLLFELLEEQVKVLLLKATSQKHQTM comes from the coding sequence ATGGAACTGCGCCAACTCAAATACTTTATTAAGGCAGCTGAACTGCAAAACTTTACCGAAGCTTCCAATGTCTTGTTTATTACCCAAAGCACACTCTCGCAACAAATTAAGCAACTAGAGGATGAATTAGGGATCCCTTTGTTTGATCGGATTGCAAAAAGGGTGAAATTGACTTACGCAGGAAAGACTTTCCTGCCTTACGCTTTAAAAACGGTAAAAGATGCCGATGATGGTAAAACCATGCTGAAGGATTTGATGAATTTGAATACAGGTAGCCTGACTATTGGGGTTACCTATGGGCTTACCAATTTATTAGGCAAGGCCATCCTTGATTTTGCCACGCTGTATCCTAATGTTAAACTGGAAATTAGTTTTGGCACTACGAAAGAATTGCTGGAAAAACTTGAACAGGGTGCACTGGACCTGCTGTTGTCTTTTTCTCAGGATACGAAAAATGGAATGTATACCATAGCACCTTTATTTTCATCTAGCCTGGCACTCATTGTACATGCGCAACACCCGATATCCAGTCGCATGCGAATCAAGTTAATGGATTTGAGAACCATTCCTTTACTTCTACCTTCGGGAGGATTCAGCATCCGGAATTATCTTGATGCAGTACTACACGAACAAAGACTGCAACTTGACATCAAAATGGAAATCAATGACATCAATACTATTTTGCAGCTGGTTAACAGCGGGCGCTGGGCTACAATACTTATGGGTTCATCTATCTTTAACCATCCTGAGTTAAAAGCGATCGAAATTGCAGATAAAGGCATGATCCGTCAGGCTACCGTCACCTGGCTTTCAGGTTCGTACAGAAAAAAATCTGCAACACTGCTTTTTGAACTTTTAGAAGAGCAAGTCAAAGTGTTATTATTAAAGGCTACATCCCAAAAGCACCAAACAATGTAA
- a CDS encoding multicopper oxidase family protein: protein MKQLLMAYLLLGASCFCYGQNPISTKPRTVRYDLYISDTTVTYGKKPKHAIAVNGQIPMPTLTFTEGDTAEIHVYNRMNTGTSLHWHGLFLPNKMDGVPFLTQLPIKPHSSYIYKFPIVQHGTHWYHSHSGLQEQIGMYGAFIINKREEMKIPTLPIVISEWTNMKPEEVHRSLHNATDWFAIQKGATQSYLEAIKTRHFKTKVANEWKRMNAMDVSDVYYDTFLINGKNQNQQPQFKAGDQVRLRIANAGASDYFWLKYAGGKITVVATDGNDVEPVEVDRLIIAVSETYDVIVTIPKNKSYEFLVTPEDRTKSASLWLGDGEKVAAGPMPKLEYFAGMKMMNDMMDMQGNMVDMPGMKMQNQIMDMNTVMYPEVKQSSEQPAIRTLNYNMLRSPQKSRLAKGPWKELKFDLTGNMNRYVWTLDNKTVSESDKILIKKGENVRVVLYNNSMMRHPMHLHGHDFRVLNGQGAYAPMKNVLDIMPMERDTIEFAATEPGGDWFFHCHILYHMMSGMGRVFSYEHSAPNPEIPDPSYAQRKLFAEDRSFHPMATIGLESNGSDGEFMLANTRYRFSTEWRLGLKSHHGNESETYFGRYLGKMQWLYAFVGFDYHYNRMDNEVESNLFGQLSNQKNRKAGVIGVQYILPMLVTAEARLDTKGKLRFQLMREDVPLTSRLRLNLMGNTDREYMAGLRYILTKYFSLSTHYDSDMGYGAGITVTY from the coding sequence ATGAAACAATTACTAATGGCTTACCTTTTATTGGGTGCTTCTTGCTTCTGCTATGGGCAAAATCCTATATCCACTAAACCCCGAACGGTACGATATGATCTTTACATTTCGGACACTACGGTAACTTATGGGAAGAAACCAAAACATGCGATTGCCGTCAACGGGCAAATCCCAATGCCTACACTTACTTTTACGGAAGGGGATACCGCAGAGATCCATGTGTATAATAGAATGAACACTGGAACTTCACTGCACTGGCATGGCTTATTCTTACCCAATAAAATGGACGGTGTACCCTTTTTAACGCAGTTGCCCATTAAACCGCATTCCAGCTACATCTACAAATTCCCGATTGTGCAACATGGCACACATTGGTACCACAGCCATAGTGGCTTGCAGGAGCAAATTGGGATGTACGGCGCTTTTATCATCAATAAGAGAGAAGAGATGAAAATCCCCACTTTACCCATTGTGATTAGCGAGTGGACGAATATGAAGCCTGAAGAAGTACACCGGAGTTTACACAATGCCACAGATTGGTTTGCCATCCAGAAAGGGGCCACGCAAAGTTATTTGGAAGCCATCAAAACCCGACATTTTAAAACGAAAGTGGCCAATGAATGGAAGCGGATGAACGCTATGGATGTAAGTGATGTGTATTACGATACTTTCCTCATCAATGGCAAAAACCAGAATCAGCAACCTCAATTTAAAGCAGGTGATCAAGTCAGGCTGCGCATCGCCAACGCTGGTGCTTCCGATTATTTCTGGCTAAAATATGCAGGAGGAAAAATTACGGTTGTGGCAACAGATGGAAATGATGTAGAGCCGGTAGAAGTTGACAGGTTGATTATTGCTGTATCGGAGACTTACGACGTCATCGTGACCATCCCGAAAAACAAAAGTTATGAGTTTCTCGTGACGCCTGAGGATCGGACTAAATCTGCTTCGCTATGGTTAGGAGATGGAGAGAAGGTTGCTGCTGGACCAATGCCGAAATTGGAATATTTTGCGGGCATGAAAATGATGAATGACATGATGGACATGCAGGGCAATATGGTAGATATGCCGGGTATGAAAATGCAGAACCAGATCATGGACATGAATACCGTTATGTATCCTGAAGTGAAGCAGTCATCAGAACAGCCGGCCATCAGAACCCTAAACTACAACATGCTTCGGAGCCCACAGAAATCAAGATTAGCTAAGGGGCCATGGAAGGAACTTAAATTTGATCTTACGGGGAATATGAACCGTTACGTTTGGACGCTTGACAATAAAACGGTATCTGAAAGCGATAAAATCCTGATAAAAAAGGGAGAGAATGTTCGAGTGGTACTTTACAACAACAGTATGATGCGCCATCCGATGCATTTGCACGGGCATGATTTTAGGGTACTAAATGGGCAGGGTGCATATGCACCTATGAAAAATGTTTTGGACATTATGCCAATGGAGCGAGATACGATTGAGTTTGCGGCAACTGAACCTGGCGGAGATTGGTTTTTTCACTGTCATATCCTTTACCACATGATGAGCGGTATGGGCAGGGTTTTTAGCTATGAGCACTCCGCGCCAAATCCTGAAATTCCTGATCCCAGTTACGCCCAACGTAAATTATTTGCCGAAGATCGGTCATTTCATCCCATGGCCACCATTGGCTTGGAAAGTAATGGAAGTGATGGTGAGTTTATGCTGGCAAATACCCGTTATCGTTTTTCTACAGAGTGGCGTCTTGGTCTTAAATCCCATCATGGAAATGAAAGTGAAACTTATTTTGGCAGATATCTGGGCAAGATGCAGTGGCTTTACGCTTTTGTTGGGTTTGATTATCATTATAACCGTATGGACAATGAGGTGGAAAGCAACCTTTTTGGACAGTTGAGCAATCAGAAAAACCGAAAAGCGGGAGTAATAGGGGTACAATACATTTTGCCGATGCTGGTCACTGCCGAGGCTAGATTAGACACTAAAGGTAAGCTTCGTTTTCAACTCATGAGGGAAGATGTACCTTTAACCAGCAGGCTGCGGTTAAATCTGATGGGAAACACGGACAGAGAATATATGGCAGGTTTGCGATATATTTTAACAAAATATTTTTCTTTGTCCACGCATTATGACAGCGATATGGGCTATGGTGCTGGCATCACAGTGACATACTAA
- a CDS encoding RNA polymerase sigma factor yields MLIKPLLDENELLRKVTMGNEHAFKILYDHYRRLVYPRAFYLLKSESLAEEVLQEVMLKLWQTAGKLKADTNLAAYLTTLTRNRSFTLLKRKALEAKTDLELGKGWTEQDNGTEEGILLADTKKLLAKGIALLPPQQKLVYELCHLEGMKYEEAAEKMNLSVETVRGYMKLALRFLRAYLKTHTDVVALLVIFKLF; encoded by the coding sequence ATGTTGATTAAGCCCCTTCTGGACGAGAATGAATTGCTGCGTAAAGTTACGATGGGGAATGAGCATGCTTTTAAAATTCTGTACGATCACTACCGAAGGTTGGTTTATCCAAGAGCATTTTATTTATTAAAATCTGAGTCGCTTGCCGAGGAAGTCCTCCAGGAAGTGATGCTAAAGCTTTGGCAAACTGCCGGTAAGCTTAAGGCGGATACGAACCTGGCGGCCTACTTAACAACACTAACCCGTAACCGAAGTTTCACCTTGCTGAAAAGAAAGGCGCTGGAGGCTAAAACTGATTTAGAGCTCGGGAAAGGCTGGACAGAGCAAGATAACGGAACGGAAGAAGGGATTTTGCTGGCAGATACAAAAAAACTATTGGCGAAAGGTATTGCATTGCTTCCTCCACAACAGAAATTAGTTTATGAACTTTGTCATTTAGAAGGGATGAAATATGAAGAAGCCGCTGAAAAAATGAACCTAAGTGTGGAAACTGTGAGAGGTTACATGAAACTTGCGCTCCGTTTTTTGCGTGCATACCTTAAAACGCATACAGATGTGGTTGCTCTTTTGGTTATTTTTAAATTATTTTAA
- a CDS encoding SGNH/GDSL hydrolase family protein, with protein sequence MTQHSSRRSFLRSAALACVASSLPMKPALATMAPTTMVAEQVKGLTVLFQGDSITDGKWGRNGDLNHIMGHGYAFSIASRWGADFPSPDLRFYNRGISGNRVSQLQDRWQTDCLDLRPNVLSILVGINDAAMLMEKSSVSREDFQAFEDSYRDLLTQVRKQDPKTLIVLCLPFLASVGKVKDKWERYQSTVNSLALSVRKLAIEFDAVLVDFQMVFQKAAKRAPDSYWIWDGIHPTVPGHELMAREWLKQVSARLKFLKKYA encoded by the coding sequence ATGACACAACATTCATCACGACGTTCATTTCTTCGATCGGCGGCTTTAGCGTGTGTTGCCAGTAGCCTGCCAATGAAACCGGCACTTGCAACGATGGCGCCTACCACTATGGTAGCTGAGCAGGTAAAGGGGCTAACCGTTTTATTTCAAGGCGACTCTATCACCGATGGGAAATGGGGCAGGAATGGAGATCTCAATCACATTATGGGACATGGATATGCATTTTCCATTGCCAGTCGGTGGGGGGCAGATTTTCCCTCGCCCGACCTGCGCTTTTACAATCGTGGAATCAGCGGAAACCGGGTAAGCCAGTTACAGGACCGCTGGCAAACCGATTGCCTGGATCTTCGTCCAAATGTGCTGAGCATATTGGTGGGTATCAATGACGCCGCCATGCTTATGGAAAAGTCCTCGGTAAGTCGAGAAGACTTTCAAGCATTTGAAGATAGTTATCGTGACCTCTTGACTCAAGTTCGCAAACAAGATCCGAAAACACTTATTGTACTTTGTTTGCCATTTTTGGCGTCGGTAGGAAAAGTGAAGGACAAATGGGAGCGATATCAATCCACGGTGAACAGCCTGGCGTTAAGCGTGCGAAAACTGGCAATCGAATTCGATGCAGTACTTGTCGATTTTCAAATGGTTTTCCAAAAGGCAGCTAAAAGGGCGCCTGATTCGTACTGGATTTGGGATGGCATACACCCAACAGTTCCAGGTCATGAGCTAATGGCCAGGGAATGGCTTAAACAGGTAAGCGCCCGGTTAAAATTTTTGAAAAAGTATGCCTAA
- a CDS encoding AraC family transcriptional regulator, producing the protein MNHFNKISSFSNAIGIKAPEHPLFSISFGNRDECAGDDIEFSANFYIISFQVLESGHISHGRTKFDHDRGRLLFIKPRQTVTFKNIKLRDECFLILIHEDFLAGSALHHEIKNYGYFDYETDEALYLSPSEEDMIWNLVATMDKEHRNNADDFTRTILISHLDTLLKYAQRFYKRQFTNRAELTGTVATKFYKLLQSYFETKMTQELGLPTVNFMAKSLNFSSRYLSDVLKQETGKTTLELIHLYIITEAKNLLKEGGMNIAEISYSLGFENPTYFSRLFKKEAGVSPNYFRDQYLN; encoded by the coding sequence ATGAACCACTTCAACAAAATAAGCAGTTTCAGCAATGCAATCGGCATTAAAGCGCCAGAGCATCCGTTGTTCAGCATTTCCTTCGGTAACAGAGATGAGTGTGCAGGCGACGACATAGAATTTTCAGCCAATTTTTACATCATTTCTTTTCAGGTGCTGGAGTCCGGTCACATCAGTCATGGTAGAACAAAATTTGACCACGACCGGGGTAGGTTGTTGTTCATTAAACCGAGGCAGACGGTTACTTTTAAGAATATCAAGTTAAGGGATGAATGTTTTTTAATATTAATCCATGAAGATTTCCTGGCCGGTAGTGCGCTGCATCATGAAATTAAAAATTACGGTTATTTTGATTATGAGACCGATGAAGCTTTGTACTTGTCGCCAAGTGAGGAAGACATGATCTGGAACCTGGTCGCTACAATGGATAAGGAACATCGCAATAATGCAGATGACTTTACAAGAACGATCTTAATTAGTCATCTAGATACGTTACTTAAGTACGCGCAACGTTTTTACAAAAGACAATTTACTAACCGTGCTGAGTTAACAGGTACTGTAGCAACAAAATTTTATAAGCTGCTCCAGTCATACTTCGAAACAAAGATGACTCAGGAATTGGGCCTTCCCACCGTCAATTTCATGGCAAAAAGCTTAAACTTTTCTTCACGCTACCTAAGCGATGTGCTTAAGCAGGAAACAGGAAAAACCACTCTTGAACTTATACACCTTTATATCATTACTGAAGCCAAGAATCTGTTAAAGGAGGGTGGGATGAATATTGCAGAGATCTCTTATTCGCTGGGGTTTGAGAACCCTACTTATTTTTCAAGGCTATTTAAAAAGGAAGCCGGAGTTTCGCCTAATTACTTCAGAGATCAGTATTTAAATTAA
- a CDS encoding FecR family protein, translating to MVNWEDKSIVDLYFKFSTKTASVVELEDFNAFLNTVGAEQRLFDLLETDYQLSESNRKEISDLRSQQIFEKVVSYPQANHQPRKLWPRLAGVAAIAAILVFSILVKNGFFHGDANFISSISAAQDIAPGKNGATLTLASGRKIVLSEAHNGALASESGVRISKTADGEITYEILSSPETEDAGMNTLSTHRGETYRVKLPDGSLVWLNAASSITYPASFAKSKSREVVLDGEAYFEIEKEENHPFIVKSDDQDVTVLGTHFNVKAYKEETDVITTLLEGSVRVDFQAAAWGDKGKVKYTDEIRLSPGQQSSLRGESMRISKANLEESIAWKDGDFVFTENGIERMMRDIARWYNVEVIYEGSIPTGAFSGNVSRSKNISQVLQALEATKLVHFKLQGRRVYVTK from the coding sequence ATGGTCAATTGGGAAGACAAAAGCATTGTCGATTTATATTTTAAGTTCTCCACGAAAACTGCTTCTGTTGTTGAGTTGGAGGATTTTAATGCTTTTCTCAATACCGTGGGCGCAGAGCAGCGTCTATTCGACTTGTTGGAGACGGACTATCAATTGAGCGAAAGTAACAGAAAAGAAATTAGTGACTTACGTTCCCAGCAAATCTTTGAAAAAGTTGTCAGTTATCCTCAGGCAAATCATCAACCACGGAAGCTTTGGCCCCGTCTGGCAGGAGTGGCCGCAATTGCCGCAATCCTGGTCTTTTCTATACTTGTAAAAAATGGATTTTTCCACGGTGATGCGAACTTCATCAGCAGCATTTCTGCTGCACAGGATATTGCACCTGGAAAAAATGGAGCTACCCTCACCTTAGCAAGTGGTCGCAAAATTGTTTTGTCTGAAGCCCACAACGGTGCGCTTGCATCTGAGTCTGGGGTTCGCATCTCTAAAACTGCAGACGGGGAAATCACCTATGAAATTTTAAGCAGCCCAGAAACAGAAGATGCAGGCATGAATACGCTTTCAACACATCGGGGAGAAACGTATAGGGTGAAATTGCCCGACGGATCCCTGGTTTGGCTAAATGCCGCATCATCAATAACCTATCCTGCCTCTTTTGCCAAGTCAAAAAGCCGTGAGGTGGTTCTGGATGGAGAAGCTTACTTTGAAATTGAAAAGGAGGAAAACCATCCATTTATTGTAAAGTCAGACGATCAGGATGTTACGGTTTTGGGAACACACTTCAACGTAAAAGCATATAAAGAAGAGACCGATGTGATTACCACTTTATTAGAGGGAAGCGTGCGTGTGGACTTCCAGGCCGCTGCCTGGGGTGATAAAGGCAAAGTGAAATACACGGACGAGATTCGGCTAAGTCCAGGACAGCAATCTTCTCTTAGAGGCGAATCTATGCGCATTTCTAAAGCCAATTTGGAAGAGAGTATAGCCTGGAAAGATGGCGATTTTGTCTTTACCGAGAATGGCATAGAAAGGATGATGAGGGATATTGCAAGATGGTATAATGTTGAGGTCATTTATGAAGGCAGCATACCTACAGGTGCTTTTTCAGGCAACGTATCGAGATCTAAAAATATAAGCCAGGTTCTTCAGGCTTTAGAAGCAACCAAATTAGTTCACTTTAAACTGCAGGGAAGGAGGGTATACGTGACGAAATAA
- a CDS encoding SDR family NAD(P)-dependent oxidoreductase, with protein sequence MQKTIFITGASRGLGRIWAEAFLKRGDKVVVAVRNPDALAELSKNYASTLLALKLDVTDRTACFDAVTKAKEHFGTIDVLINNAGYGHTGAIEELEEHEIRTQFETNVYGLLWVTQAVIPIMREQKKGHIIQVSSALGLLAFPTLGLYSASKFAVEGISEALAAEVSSFGINVSILEPNGFRTDFATTSGIQSKPLAFYDKVREGLAAGNKLEDWGVPEATAEAVLKLVDAETPPLRLILGRVGIQWIKYVYGQRMQTWEEWQEVSTAAQGN encoded by the coding sequence ATGCAAAAAACAATTTTTATAACAGGCGCATCCCGTGGCCTGGGCAGGATATGGGCAGAAGCCTTCCTGAAACGAGGCGATAAGGTTGTGGTGGCGGTGAGAAACCCGGATGCCTTGGCAGAACTTTCAAAAAACTATGCTTCAACGTTGCTGGCACTAAAGCTGGATGTCACCGATAGGACTGCATGTTTTGATGCTGTTACCAAAGCGAAGGAGCATTTTGGCACCATAGATGTCTTGATTAACAACGCTGGCTACGGTCACACAGGTGCCATAGAGGAATTGGAAGAGCATGAAATACGTACACAATTTGAAACTAATGTTTATGGTTTATTGTGGGTTACCCAGGCAGTTATCCCGATTATGCGCGAACAAAAAAAAGGTCATATTATTCAGGTATCAAGCGCATTGGGTCTGCTCGCTTTCCCCACATTAGGACTCTATAGTGCATCTAAATTTGCGGTAGAAGGGATTAGTGAAGCTTTGGCCGCAGAAGTTAGTAGCTTCGGCATCAACGTCAGTATATTGGAACCTAACGGTTTCAGGACCGATTTTGCCACAACTTCCGGTATACAAAGCAAACCATTAGCTTTTTACGATAAAGTTAGAGAGGGACTTGCTGCTGGTAATAAATTAGAAGACTGGGGAGTACCGGAAGCTACTGCAGAGGCTGTATTGAAACTGGTTGATGCCGAAACTCCTCCGTTAAGGCTGATCCTGGGCAGGGTCGGTATCCAGTGGATAAAATATGTTTATGGCCAACGGATGCAAACCTGGGAAGAATGGCAGGAGGTTTCTACTGCTGCTCAGGGAAATTAA